The following are encoded in a window of Mycobacterium sp. ELW1 genomic DNA:
- a CDS encoding tyrosine-type recombinase/integrase, with amino-acid sequence MTYSTTVDHRWALLVHGKGDKQRVVPITDRLAVEITLFCPQGYLFPNGVGGHLTPERVGKCISDLLPPGWSMHKLRHRFASRGLAGTGDLLAVRDALGHASVAITQLYTAVADGKVSRVCEVAADDH; translated from the coding sequence ATGACCTACTCCACGACGGTTGACCACCGGTGGGCACTGTTGGTGCACGGCAAGGGCGATAAGCAGCGCGTCGTGCCGATCACTGACCGCCTGGCCGTCGAGATCACGTTGTTCTGCCCACAGGGCTACCTGTTCCCGAATGGGGTCGGTGGCCATCTCACCCCCGAGCGGGTCGGCAAGTGCATCTCGGACCTGTTGCCGCCTGGCTGGTCCATGCACAAGCTGCGCCACCGGTTCGCCAGCCGCGGTTTGGCCGGCACCGGTGACCTGCTGGCCGTACGTGACGCACTCGGTCACGCCAGCGTGGCTATTACGCAGCTCTACACCGCCGTAGCGGACGGCAAAGTGAGCCGGGTGTGTGAGGTCGCCGCCGATGATCATTGA
- a CDS encoding EF-Tu/IF-2/RF-3 family GTPase, whose translation MFRLTVQDVFAIKGRGLVATGRVELGQVSAGDEVRINDARTVRVDAIESFRKTVDEAVTGDNVGLLFSGLGRSDLSPGDVLTIGAVGSVSDGIDVRL comes from the coding sequence ATGTTTCGGCTGACGGTGCAGGACGTGTTCGCCATCAAGGGCCGTGGACTGGTCGCCACAGGCCGCGTCGAGCTGGGTCAGGTCTCGGCCGGTGACGAGGTGCGGATCAACGACGCTCGCACGGTTCGAGTCGACGCGATCGAGAGCTTCCGCAAGACGGTGGACGAGGCGGTGACCGGCGATAACGTCGGGCTGTTGTTCTCCGGGCTCGGCCGCAGTGATCTCTCACCGGGTGATGTGCTCACGATCGGGGCGGTCGGCTCGGTCTCGGACGGCATCGACGTTCGCTTGTAG
- a CDS encoding CHAP domain-containing protein — translation MASLLVSEDYSGRVAMPPPGFDVDSVASRVGLDPAETHDDNVLEIAASAPSGHSPIGLRMVEIATGQIGVCETANNGGIPLTRYVHPFAPGSPGVPWCAFFVSWCYLQTTGSRPPWNNPGWVQSIYAWAANNRRLVGTPLRGDMFGLGGNHIGLVARSLRDRVITVESNTSTGCVRSNERPLTGLWFGRPK, via the coding sequence ATGGCCAGTTTGCTTGTGAGCGAGGACTATTCCGGAAGGGTGGCGATGCCACCACCAGGCTTCGATGTCGATTCCGTCGCCTCGCGCGTGGGACTCGATCCAGCTGAGACACACGACGACAACGTGCTCGAGATCGCCGCGTCAGCACCATCCGGTCATTCACCGATAGGTCTTCGGATGGTCGAGATCGCGACAGGGCAAATAGGCGTGTGCGAAACCGCCAATAACGGCGGCATTCCACTCACCCGATATGTCCATCCGTTCGCACCGGGGTCTCCCGGCGTTCCATGGTGCGCCTTCTTCGTCTCCTGGTGCTATCTCCAGACGACGGGCAGCCGGCCGCCGTGGAACAACCCCGGCTGGGTGCAGTCGATCTACGCATGGGCGGCCAACAACCGACGCCTCGTCGGGACACCACTGCGTGGCGACATGTTCGGACTCGGCGGCAATCACATCGGACTCGTCGCTCGTTCTCTGCGCGATCGGGTCATCACCGTGGAGAGCAACACCTCCACCGGCTGCGTGCGGTCTAATGAGCGCCCCTTGACGGGGTTGTGGTTCGGCCGACCTAAGTGA
- a CDS encoding nitroreductase family deazaflavin-dependent oxidoreductase has product MRVPRAVAHFNRHVTNRVAQSITPWLPGLGTLEHVGRKSGTRYRTPLLVFPTRDGVVVLIGYGLESDWLKNVMAGGPTVLRKRNRAVPLADPQICRKAEAANLVTPGFRPFYRLFPYNEAALVLTRSASTPP; this is encoded by the coding sequence ATGCGAGTACCGCGCGCTGTCGCACACTTCAATCGCCACGTCACCAATCGAGTGGCTCAGTCGATCACCCCATGGCTCCCGGGGCTGGGAACCCTCGAGCATGTCGGACGCAAGTCCGGTACGCGATACCGAACACCGCTGTTGGTTTTCCCGACCCGAGACGGCGTCGTCGTTCTCATCGGCTACGGGCTTGAATCGGACTGGTTGAAGAATGTCATGGCCGGCGGCCCGACAGTGCTGCGCAAGCGGAACAGAGCTGTGCCGTTGGCCGACCCGCAGATCTGCCGCAAGGCTGAGGCGGCGAACCTCGTCACACCGGGTTTCCGGCCGTTCTATCGCCTGTTCCCCTACAACGAGGCGGCATTGGTGTTGACGAGGAGTGCAAGCACGCCACCGTGA
- a CDS encoding IS481 family transposase translates to MSHRNAPLSETGRLRLARCVVEDGWSLRRAADRFQVAVTTASRWASRYREYGPAGMVDRSSRPHRCPNQTPTRTERRIIKVRVIRRWGPARIGYLLGLHPSTVHRVLTRYGMAKLRWLDRGTGCVIRRMQPAECGEMVHIDVKKLGKIPAGGGWRMLGRSVGNRNHQADKSSGQTNKRRQPVRGYHFLHTAIDGYSRLAYSEILSDERKDTAAAFWLRANTWFAQHGINVRKVLTDNGSCYRSHPFRDALGTIEHRRTRPYRPQTNGKVERFHRTLAEEWAYARLYRSDTERCDEFITWLHTYNYHRGHTALGGQPPAARVPNLSGQYN, encoded by the coding sequence GTGTCCCACCGTAACGCCCCGTTGTCTGAAACCGGACGCCTGCGACTGGCCCGTTGCGTCGTCGAGGACGGTTGGAGTCTTCGACGCGCTGCTGACCGATTCCAGGTAGCAGTGACTACCGCCAGTCGCTGGGCGAGCCGCTACCGCGAATATGGTCCGGCCGGCATGGTCGACCGCAGCTCACGGCCTCACCGCTGCCCCAATCAGACTCCAACACGTACCGAGCGGCGCATCATCAAGGTGCGTGTCATTCGCCGTTGGGGACCGGCGCGCATCGGTTATCTGCTGGGCCTGCACCCCTCGACGGTGCACCGGGTCCTCACTCGTTACGGCATGGCCAAACTGCGCTGGCTGGACCGCGGCACTGGCTGCGTGATCCGACGCATGCAACCCGCCGAGTGCGGCGAAATGGTCCACATCGACGTCAAGAAGCTGGGCAAAATTCCTGCCGGCGGCGGCTGGCGGATGCTGGGTCGCTCGGTGGGTAACCGCAATCACCAAGCCGACAAAAGCAGTGGACAGACCAACAAACGTCGACAACCGGTACGCGGCTATCACTTCCTGCACACCGCAATCGACGGCTATTCCCGGCTGGCCTACAGCGAGATACTCAGCGATGAACGCAAAGACACGGCCGCCGCCTTCTGGCTACGAGCCAACACCTGGTTCGCCCAACATGGCATCAACGTTCGAAAAGTGTTGACCGACAATGGATCATGCTATCGATCACATCCCTTCCGGGACGCACTGGGCACCATCGAGCATCGCCGAACCCGGCCCTATCGGCCACAGACAAATGGCAAAGTAGAGCGGTTCCACCGCACGCTGGCCGAAGAATGGGCCTACGCCCGGCTCTACCGCAGCGACACCGAACGCTGCGACGAGTTCATCACCTGGCTGCACACCTACAATTACCACCGCGGCCACACCGCACTCGGCGGCCAACCACCCGCCGCCCGCGTACCTAACCTCTCAGGTCAGTACAACTAG
- a CDS encoding cytochrome P450 produces the protein MTATAQLPFRQSHPLRSPDDLLALQGTGPIHKVLTSVGDEAWLVTGYSLVRSLMDNELLGRTHRDPANAPRSRTSALFGGPIGDFDSEPTDHARMRQLLQPHFGPRHMRTLQPKVQGLCTALLDDMERQGPPADLLTSLAQPLPILVICDLLGVPYADRDRFRLWVDDAAFSPDDDVSLKGLESLLGYGMELVGVKRANPDDDVISRLCDEPDLADFEIATLAMQLLFAGHETTVTQIWVGCLLLLSNPDQWQALLHNPDLIPKAVEEVLRAGMTGGVGVPRYARGDIDAGGVTIREGDLVLLDPGAANHDPEVFTDPYRLDLNRTGAAHVGFGYGLHYCLGAALARLELKTVYSQLIPRFPTLQLRTDPATMTAGFHSLSHGLVVLT, from the coding sequence ATGACCGCCACCGCCCAGCTGCCGTTCCGTCAGAGCCACCCGCTGCGCTCCCCCGACGACCTCCTCGCACTGCAGGGCACCGGACCGATCCACAAAGTTCTGACCTCTGTCGGTGACGAGGCCTGGCTGGTGACCGGATACTCACTCGTACGCAGCCTCATGGACAACGAACTCCTCGGCCGCACGCACCGCGACCCCGCCAACGCCCCGCGCAGCCGCACCTCGGCGCTGTTCGGCGGGCCGATCGGTGATTTCGATTCCGAGCCGACCGACCACGCCCGCATGCGCCAACTGCTGCAGCCGCACTTCGGTCCACGGCACATGCGCACCCTGCAGCCGAAGGTCCAAGGTCTGTGCACCGCCCTGCTCGACGACATGGAACGCCAGGGACCGCCGGCCGACCTGTTGACCAGCCTGGCTCAGCCGCTGCCCATCCTGGTGATCTGCGATCTGCTCGGCGTTCCCTACGCCGACCGCGACCGCTTCCGGCTCTGGGTCGACGATGCGGCGTTCTCCCCCGACGACGACGTCTCCCTCAAGGGGCTCGAATCGCTGCTCGGCTACGGCATGGAACTGGTCGGCGTGAAGCGCGCGAACCCGGACGACGACGTCATCTCCCGCCTGTGCGACGAGCCCGATCTGGCCGACTTCGAGATCGCCACGCTGGCGATGCAACTGCTCTTCGCCGGTCATGAGACGACGGTGACCCAGATCTGGGTGGGCTGCCTGCTGCTGTTGAGCAACCCCGACCAGTGGCAGGCCCTGCTGCACAACCCGGACCTCATCCCGAAGGCTGTCGAGGAGGTGCTGCGCGCCGGCATGACCGGCGGCGTCGGCGTGCCACGGTATGCCCGGGGCGACATCGACGCCGGTGGAGTGACGATCCGGGAAGGAGATCTGGTCCTGCTCGACCCCGGCGCGGCCAATCATGATCCGGAGGTCTTCACCGACCCCTACCGGCTGGATCTCAACCGCACCGGCGCGGCGCACGTCGGCTTCGGCTACGGCCTGCACTACTGCCTCGGCGCGGCGCTGGCTCGCCTGGAACTCAAGACCGTCTACTCCCAGCTCATCCCCCGCTTCCCCACCCTGCAGCTGCGCACTGATCCGGCAACGATGACCGCGGGCTTCCATTCCCTGTCCCACGGGCTAGTTGTACTGACCTGA
- a CDS encoding cytochrome P450: MSVNNTAPSVFDADLPTFSYGLDATPSDIFDDLRAAQSRAPIAIGPLGPEILSYELTREILRDNRFRLPPGITLAAQGITSGPLFDKLATSLLGLDGAPHVRLRKLVSKAFTPRATSRLTDTIHEVVNGLIDRVMDAGRCDVVTDIARPYPTPIMCALIGAPPEDWQLFSDWTEQIFKAFNFQPDANFDESEIMRAWGELDAYVDDMVAARRNNLTDDLLSELIRAESDGDRLNLDELRGLVAGFLMAGTDTTRNQLAASVQVLCEHPDQWARLGEQPELAMQAVEESMRHSPAACIVPRAAVEDAEFGGYLFPAGTFVFANTFVANRDPAIYDDADRFDISRKDVPAILTFGGGAHYCLGANLARRELAEALVVLTRRLPAPHRAGPAPWKSVLGMTGPTTLPIEFDVDMLATTHA; encoded by the coding sequence ATGTCCGTAAACAACACCGCCCCGAGCGTCTTTGATGCTGACCTGCCCACCTTCAGTTACGGGCTCGACGCCACACCCAGCGACATCTTCGACGATCTTCGGGCGGCCCAATCCCGTGCGCCTATTGCCATCGGGCCGCTCGGACCGGAGATCCTGTCCTACGAATTGACCCGGGAAATACTGCGCGACAACCGATTCCGTCTACCCCCCGGCATTACGCTTGCAGCGCAGGGCATCACGTCAGGTCCGTTGTTCGACAAGCTCGCGACCAGCCTGCTGGGGCTGGACGGCGCACCACACGTGAGGTTGCGCAAACTGGTGTCCAAGGCGTTCACACCCCGCGCCACGTCACGTCTTACCGACACGATCCACGAGGTGGTCAACGGGCTGATCGATCGGGTGATGGACGCCGGCCGCTGCGACGTCGTGACCGACATCGCGCGGCCCTACCCCACTCCGATCATGTGCGCGCTGATAGGTGCGCCTCCGGAGGATTGGCAGCTGTTCTCGGATTGGACCGAACAGATCTTCAAGGCCTTCAACTTCCAGCCGGATGCCAACTTCGACGAGTCCGAGATCATGCGCGCGTGGGGCGAACTCGACGCCTACGTCGATGACATGGTCGCTGCCCGCCGGAACAATCTGACCGACGACTTGCTCTCCGAGCTCATCCGCGCGGAAAGCGACGGCGACCGTCTGAATCTCGACGAACTCCGCGGGCTCGTGGCCGGCTTCCTGATGGCGGGAACGGACACGACGCGAAACCAGTTGGCGGCGTCGGTGCAGGTGCTCTGCGAGCACCCGGACCAGTGGGCGAGACTGGGCGAACAACCCGAGCTTGCGATGCAGGCGGTCGAGGAGAGCATGCGCCACTCCCCCGCGGCCTGCATCGTGCCGCGGGCAGCCGTCGAGGATGCCGAATTCGGCGGCTATCTGTTCCCTGCGGGCACCTTTGTGTTTGCGAATACGTTTGTGGCCAACCGGGATCCGGCGATCTACGACGACGCCGACCGCTTCGACATCTCACGCAAGGACGTACCGGCGATTCTGACCTTCGGCGGCGGCGCGCACTACTGTCTGGGGGCCAATCTCGCGCGCCGGGAGTTGGCGGAAGCACTCGTCGTCCTCACCCGCCGTCTACCCGCACCCCACCGCGCCGGTCCGGCCCCGTGGAAGTCCGTGCTGGGAATGACCGGCCCGACAACACTTCCCATCGAGTTCGACGTCGACATGCTGGCGACAACGCATGCGTAG
- a CDS encoding serine protease encodes MVSAPQLDQHRARIIVPTSVDFVKQVTRDRQGNYRRATTCKKREHLKAKGVPVPAQATDRQVNTAIERIIDGDDLKPISWLTKARTAAAAVGLISMKVDGKEASATGFMISPCLMMTNHHVLHTAEEASDPSVNFTFGHEKSSDNRPLVGEETISLDAAAFFVSSEELDYTIVGVGRTTDRQLPGDKYGRLPLIKASSKALPGSALNIIQHPGGNYKQIAFRNNLMTDAETPNLLVYLGDTTPGSSGSPVLDDDFDLVALHHGSRDFIDDHGNRIDLNGDPVTAETPEALRYWVANEGWIRISAIVADLARRQMSPQQRALISAAIL; translated from the coding sequence ATGGTCAGTGCGCCGCAACTCGATCAGCACCGAGCAAGGATCATCGTCCCCACGTCCGTCGACTTCGTGAAGCAAGTGACGCGCGACCGCCAGGGCAACTACCGAAGGGCGACAACATGCAAGAAGCGCGAGCACCTCAAGGCCAAGGGTGTGCCGGTGCCTGCGCAGGCCACAGACCGACAGGTCAACACCGCGATCGAGCGCATCATCGACGGTGATGATCTGAAGCCCATCTCCTGGCTGACCAAGGCCCGAACCGCAGCCGCGGCGGTGGGCCTGATCTCGATGAAAGTGGATGGAAAGGAGGCCAGCGCCACGGGCTTCATGATTTCACCGTGCCTGATGATGACCAATCATCACGTGCTGCACACAGCCGAGGAAGCAAGCGACCCGTCGGTGAACTTCACGTTCGGCCACGAAAAGAGCTCCGACAACAGACCTTTGGTCGGTGAAGAGACGATTTCGCTGGACGCTGCGGCGTTCTTTGTGTCGAGCGAGGAACTCGACTACACGATCGTCGGAGTGGGTCGCACCACCGACCGACAGCTACCTGGGGATAAGTATGGGCGACTTCCCCTGATCAAAGCGTCGAGCAAAGCACTGCCGGGAAGCGCACTGAACATCATTCAGCACCCCGGCGGTAACTACAAGCAGATCGCGTTCCGCAACAATCTGATGACCGACGCGGAAACTCCGAACCTATTGGTGTATCTCGGCGATACGACTCCCGGCTCGTCCGGCTCACCGGTGCTCGACGACGACTTCGACCTCGTCGCGCTGCACCACGGCAGCCGAGACTTCATTGATGATCACGGCAACAGGATCGATCTCAACGGCGACCCGGTAACGGCGGAAACTCCCGAGGCACTGCGCTATTGGGTAGCAAATGAGGGATGGATACGTATCTCTGCGATCGTCGCCGATCTCGCGCGCCGGCAGATGTCGCCCCAACAACGCGCCTTGATCTCCGCCGCCATTCTCTGA
- a CDS encoding TetR/AcrR family transcriptional regulator, producing MRSRGWAGVTPASDEEAIARILDVVDQVVAENGSAIRIADIARTLGVTRQTVYRYFPNGDALLMASAMRAVDGFIDQVIQHASGLKDPVTAIVESLSFGIEKLAGDPQLENLLTQRQDGEAVTSLTSQTATTFCLSVFRRLDVDWGLHGYDTAALGELAEMTLRTVQSILTDPGQRPLKGIELRRFITRWLGPAILYPRMTALVPTETSRLTP from the coding sequence ATGCGTAGCCGAGGTTGGGCGGGCGTGACACCCGCCTCGGACGAGGAGGCGATCGCCCGAATACTCGACGTCGTGGACCAGGTGGTCGCCGAGAACGGCTCAGCGATACGCATTGCCGACATCGCCCGCACGCTCGGAGTCACGCGCCAGACGGTATACCGCTACTTTCCCAACGGTGATGCGCTGCTCATGGCCAGCGCGATGCGTGCGGTCGACGGGTTCATCGACCAGGTGATACAGCACGCCAGCGGGCTCAAAGATCCGGTAACCGCGATCGTCGAAAGCTTGTCGTTCGGTATCGAGAAGCTCGCCGGCGATCCGCAGCTGGAGAATCTGCTGACCCAGCGGCAGGACGGCGAGGCCGTGACCTCGCTGACGTCGCAGACCGCGACGACGTTCTGCCTGTCCGTTTTTCGCCGCCTCGATGTGGATTGGGGCCTGCACGGTTACGACACCGCCGCACTGGGCGAACTCGCCGAAATGACGCTTCGCACCGTGCAATCCATCCTGACCGATCCTGGCCAACGGCCACTCAAAGGAATCGAACTGCGGCGCTTCATTACTCGATGGCTCGGTCCGGCGATTCTCTATCCGCGGATGACGGCACTGGTACCGACGGAAACCAGCCGTCTCACGCCGTAG
- a CDS encoding RsiV family protein: MRSFSAAVVLTVAAVSFSSGLATAAPKDYCADLKGGNTGSTCEIQLSDPAYSVDISIPLDYPDQKSVADYISQTRDAFLNTAKSGAPSGTPATLSIKPTEYNSAVPPRGTQAVVFTVTQNVGGGASQTTYKAFNWDQSYRKAITYTAAPDDKLNTPLWRVDDPLKTVAPIVASELQQQLAPPPPPPAAPTTQPGQPVTTTPTSTSSTTPPPPPPLAFVPGALYNSANYQNFAVVNDGVIFFFDQGSVLPASAGALHVLVPRSAIDPMIA; this comes from the coding sequence ATGCGTTCTTTCAGCGCGGCAGTGGTTCTCACAGTTGCCGCTGTGTCCTTTTCATCCGGACTGGCAACCGCCGCCCCGAAGGACTACTGCGCCGACCTCAAAGGCGGCAACACCGGCAGTACCTGCGAGATCCAGCTCTCCGACCCCGCGTACAGCGTCGACATCAGCATCCCGCTGGATTACCCGGACCAGAAGTCAGTCGCCGATTACATCTCCCAGACGCGCGACGCGTTCCTCAACACGGCCAAGTCCGGCGCGCCCAGCGGCACGCCCGCCACGTTGAGCATCAAGCCGACGGAGTACAACTCAGCGGTTCCCCCGCGCGGCACGCAGGCCGTGGTGTTCACGGTGACCCAGAACGTCGGCGGTGGGGCCTCCCAGACGACGTACAAGGCGTTCAACTGGGACCAGAGCTACCGCAAGGCGATCACCTACACCGCCGCCCCCGACGACAAGCTGAACACGCCGTTGTGGCGGGTGGACGATCCGCTGAAGACCGTCGCGCCCATCGTCGCGTCCGAACTGCAGCAGCAGCTCGCGCCGCCGCCGCCGCCACCGGCAGCGCCGACCACGCAACCCGGGCAGCCGGTGACGACCACACCGACCAGCACGTCGTCCACCACCCCGCCACCTCCGCCGCCATTGGCGTTCGTGCCAGGAGCGCTCTACAACTCGGCCAACTATCAGAATTTCGCAGTGGTCAACGACGGCGTGATCTTCTTCTTCGATCAGGGATCGGTGTTGCCCGCTTCGGCCGGCGCCCTGCATGTTCTGGTGCCCCGGTCTGCGATCGACCCGATGATCGCGTAA